Proteins from one Naumovozyma castellii chromosome 3, complete genome genomic window:
- the TOS3 gene encoding serine/threonine protein kinase TOS3 (ancestral locus Anc_8.140): protein MSDITSNVIGTNKEKEFGRSGKSQFLLPQQSVPIERSQSADQPTQRNYENIQGTVFRTTSNTNLLHYMRPVKETKCISLSYDPVSKTQILNHYEIVKELGNGQHGKVKLAKDIRANQLVAIKMVNRYEKKTYFAGPKRNDPNKIKKEIAIMKKCNNKHVVKLIEILDDLSSRKIYLVLEYCEKGPILWCPRDQLEIDSRGPPQLSFQRAREIFRDVILGLEYLHSQGIIHRDIKPANLLMDKNGVVKISDFGVSLAANGNIDTNDDELELTKTVGTPVFYAPEICLGAAAMERFNLDKDELFNGSCISFKIDIWALGITLYCLLFGMLPFVSEFELKLFEKIVNEKLRFPTFETLQDNHISEISHIREFVHAKDLLNKLLEKNPAKRISIPDIKVHPFVCWDFKHTKLLSEDQLESKLKENSLFQSRQDKDFKQILISNKDINSAILDINEGNFSFENGADDLSTKPVSLELDAYPSQEASRVAEPVQHHITGNKFNSSETETSELHTTSFEKQLQDFDLRFKNKNSNMVPLPIDSSFASLDSFYVDNYAMTQLDTNSNNSSKVERSKIPSNSSLGYQGRSSRTQMQPSITPRQRNSSSFPKTSSSSSNKLRAQDHSRLGRANQMEKHIISCDSNTVNSSSVNNAGIYYDDAKAKLPDPYRDDEISHLMKDRSSRRGSIFPDLDLQHESSSTHSSTSEASSDSDHSTGYDMIPNYKDLGMRSPDASILSIRNLTDFSNSIGVLHSHLTNEINATNNGYEYTEEESEEEFVLKTRATGRVRRQHSVATNATSHNSNHTRSESISTLTSNRNMTPEMSTLDMSRTTSTNMNHFSLFGDQGGLTLSQPNSKATTQMSSASDLKRSNLDKYMEQRNVSAEDSQSNFNSRHLLKDVLEQVGTETGNSIPHIGKTDQFSHR, encoded by the coding sequence atgTCTGATATTACGAGCAACGTCATTGGaacaaataaagaaaaggagTTCGGCAGGTCCGGGAAGTCTCAATTTTTATTACCACAGCAAAGCGTTCCAATTGAACGTTCTCAATCCGCAGATCAACCGACACAACGAAACTATGAAAACATCCAAGGAACCGTTTTCAGAACAACCTCTAATACTAATCTTTTACATTATATGCGGCCCGTTAAGGAAACTAAATGTATTTCATTAAGTTATGATCCAGTTTCAAAGACCCAGATCTTAAACCATTACGAGATCGTAAAAGAACTCGGAAATGGTCAGCATGGGAAAGTCAAATTGGCTAAGGACATACGAGCTAATCAATTGGTTGCCATAAAAATGGTAAATAGATACGAAAAAAAAACCTACTTTGCTGGACCAAAGAGAAATGATCCGAATAAGATCAAGAAGGAGATTGCGATCATGAAGAAATGCAATAACAAACATGTTGtgaaattaattgaaatcTTGGATGACTtatcttcaagaaaaatctATCTCGTCTTAGAATATTGTGAAAAGGGTCCAATATTGTGGTGCCCGAGAGACCAACTAGAAATCGATTCAAGAGGACCACCTCAGCTGTCTTTCCAACGTGCAAGGGAGATATTTAGAGACGTTATCCTAGGATTAGAGTACTTACATAGCCAGGGAATAATTCATCGAGATATTAAACCTGCTAATCTATTGATGGATAAAAATGGTGTTGTCAAAATTTCTGATTTTGGGGTATCGCTTGCAGCCAATGGTAATATCGATaccaatgatgatgagtTAGAATTAACAAAAACAGTAGGAACACCAGTTTTCTATGCTCCAGAGATATGTCTGGGCGCTGCTGCAATGGAGCGGTTTAATCtagataaagatgaattatttaatggatCTTGCAtttcttttaaaattgatatCTGGGCGTTAGGCATCACATTGTACTGTTTGCTATTTGGAATGCTACCCTTTGTGTCTGAgtttgaattgaaattatttgagaAAATCGTGAATGAAAAACTACGGTTCCCAACTTTTGAAACATTACAAGACAATCACatttctgaaatttcacaTATTAGAGAATTCGTTCATGCTAAAGATCTCTTAAATAAATTGTTAGAAAAAAACCCTGCGAAGAGAATTTCAATACCTGATATTAAAGTTCATCCGTTTGTTTGCTGGGACTTTAAACATACGAAACTACTTTCTGAAGATCAGCTTGaatcaaaattgaaagagaattcGTTGTTCCAAAGTAGACAAGATAAAGATTTCAAACAGATACTAATATCAAATAAGGATATTAACAGTGCAATCCTAGATATAAACGAAggaaatttttcttttgagaATGGAGCTGATGATTTATCGACAAAACCAGTGAGCTTAGAACTTGATGCTTATCCAAGCCAAGAAGCGTCTAGAGTTGCTGAACCAGTGCAACATCACATAACTGGAAACAAATTTAACAGTAGCGAAACAGAAACTTCTGAACTTCACACAacttcttttgaaaaacagCTTCAGGATTTTGATCTTAGATTCAAAAATAAGAATAGTAATATGGTACCATTACCAATAGATTCATCATTTGCTTCTCTTGATAGCTTCTACGTGGATAATTATGCAATGACCCAATTGGATACTAATTCTAATAACAGTTCGAAAGTTGAGAGATCAAAAATTCCCTCAAACTCATCACTTGGATATCAAGGACGATCGAGTAGAACACAAATGCAACCATCGATAACTCCTAGACAAAGAAACAGCTCTTCATTTCCAAAGACATCATCTTCAAGCTCCAATAAACTACGAGCACAGGATCATTCTAGACTGGGAAGAGCCAACCAAATGGAAAAACATATTATTAGTTGTGACTCGAATACCGtgaattcatcatccgTCAATAATGCTGGGATTTATTATGACGACGCTAAGGCTAAGCTCCCTGATCCTTATAGGGATGATGAAATAAGTCATCTCATGAAAGATCGCTCCTCTAGAAGAGGTAGCATATTCCCTGATCTTGACTTGCAACATGAATCTAGCAGCACTCACTCATCTACTAGTGAAGCTTCATCTGATTCGGATCATTCGACTGGTTACGACATGATTCCAAATTACAAAGATCTTGGAATGAGATCCCCCGATGCTAGCATCCTATCAATACGAAATCTAACTGatttttctaattcaaTCGGAGTCCTTCATTCGCATCTTACAAACGAAATCAATGCCACCAATAATGGATATGAATACAccgaagaagaaagtgaagagGAATTTGTCTTGAAGACGAGAGCGACTGGTCGTGTTCGTCGCCAGCATTCCGTTGCTACAAATGCAACTAGTCATAATTCTAATCATACCAGAAGTGAATCCATATCAACATTGACGTCCAACAGAAACATGACTCCGGAAATGTCAACCCTTGACATGTCAAGAACCACATCTACTAACATGAaccatttttctttatttggCGATCAAGGAGGATTAACGCTTTCCCAACCCAATTCAAAAGCAACCACACAAATGTCGAGTGCCAGTGATCTGAAACGTTCCAATCTTGACAAATATATGGAGCAGAGAAATGTATCCGCAGAGGATTCTCAAAGTAATTTCAACTCGAGACATTTGCTAAAAGATGTACTAGAGCAAGTTGGTACTGAAACAGGGAATTCAATACCTCATATCGGAAAAACTGATCAATTTTCACATCGGTGA
- the NCAS0C04110 gene encoding alkene reductase: MTFVQGFKPEALADTDLFKPIKVGNTELQNRIVMAPLTRMRAPNHVPNTELVSEYYDQRSKRAGTMIITEGIFTSPQAGGYPDAPGIYTKEQIAEWKKIFAKIHENKSFVWAQMWVLGRQSLADTLAKEGLRYDSATDDLYLDDERKERAIKSNNPQHGITKDEIKQYIKDYVEASKNAIAAGADGVEIHSANSYLLNQFLDSKSNNRTDEYGGSIENRARFTLEVVDAVVAAVGADKVGVRFSPWGMYGGMSGGANPLTLAEYSYVIGELEKRATEGKRIAYIHLVEPCPPNVWDDKPELRNTKGSNDFIYSIWEGIVIRTGELGDKPENARKIAANPNTLAGYGRMYISNPDLPDRLENGWPLNDFERDLFYASGAKGYIDYPTYK; encoded by the coding sequence aTGACTTTCGTCCAAGGATTCAAACCAGAAGCTCTAGCTGACACCGACTTATTCAAGCCAATCAAGGTCGGTAACACCGAATTGCAGAACCGTATTGTTATGGCTCCATTGACCAGAATGAGAGCTCCAAATCACGTTCCAAACACTGAATTAGTTTCTGAATATTACGACCAACGTTCTAAGAGAGCTGGTACCATGATCATCACTGAAGGTATCTTCACCTCTCCTCAAGCTGGTGGGTACCCAGATGCTCCAGGTATTTACACCAAGGAACAAATTGCCGAATGGAAAAAGATCTTCGCCAAGATTCACGAAAACAAGTCCTTCGTTTGGGCTCAAATGTGGGTCCTTGGTAGACAATCTTTGGCTGATACCTTAGCCAAGGAAGGTTTACGTTATGACTCTGCCACTGATGATTTGtatttggatgatgaaagaaaggaaaGGGCCATTAAGTCTAACAACCCACAACATGGTATCACCAAGGATGAAATCAAGCAATACATCAAGGACTATGTTGAAGCTTCCAAGAACGCAATCGCTGCTGGTGCAGATGGTGTTGAAATTCACAGTGCTAACAGTTATTTGTTGAACCAATTCTTAGACTCCAAGTCTAACAACAGAACTGATGAATATGGTGGATCTATTGAAAACAGAGCTCGTTTCACTTTAGAAGTTGTCGATGCTGTCGTTGCCGCCGTTGGTGCAGACAAAGTTGGTGTTAGATTCTCCCCATGGGGTATGTACGGTGGTATGTCCGGTGGTGCTAACCCATTGACCCTTGCTGAATACAGTTACGTTATTggtgaattggaaaagagaGCAACTGAAGGTAAGAGAATTGCTTACATTCATTTGGTTGAGCCATGTCCACCAAATGTTTGGGATGACAAGCCAGAATTGAGAAACACTAAGGGTTCCAATGACTTCATTTACTCAATTTGGGAAGGTATTGTTATTAGAACTGGTGAATTAGGTGACAAACCTGAAAACGCTAGAAAGATCGCCGCTAATCCAAACACCTTGGCTGGTTACGGTAGAATGTACATCTCAAACCCAGATTTACCAGACCGTCTAGAAAATGGATGGCCTTTAAATGATTTCGAAAGAGATCTATTTTATGCTAGTGGTGCTAAGGGTTACATTGATTACCCAACctacaaataa
- the ATG1 gene encoding serine/threonine protein kinase ATG1 (ancestral locus Anc_8.141) has translation MAEQVTQHGTDKTSIPRNRIRNTYNNERTTIYVGSDRYIVDKEIGKGSFATVHRAHLITPTSPHLHQSVVDSSSINNPTCFAIKIVPRSKLKNKKLLENLEIEIAILKKISHPHIVKLIDFERTSKDFYLIMEYCSLGDLTFLIKKRQQLIKNHPLLEKIFKKYPPPNEKYNGLHKAFILNYLQQLSSALKFLRSKNLVHRDIKPQNLLLSAPLINYNDPKSFHDLGFVGIYNLPILKIADFGFARFLPNTSMAETLCGSPLYMAPEILNYQKYNAKADLWSVGTVLYEMCYGNPPFKASNHLELYKKIKKANDLIYFPTYIEIDNNLKSLISKLLTFDPQERIEFDEFFNNELVNADLSPYETRDNDDIQELELKSKDVIDNNLFISEYLTDKRNNPVSPKKIEDSETASASASSISSSALQDDLYHTKPHTATYQDREITRKRGIDNLVKQKPNSQPKATKIDDKTSSEINLGKDYVVVEKKSVEVNSLADELAKLGSNPTPQQSVFNSQRKRTSMGSYLPSKDQIQINPTTNTLNETKQITNKTAPLIAQRRPSVIDRRLSISSLNPSGALSKALEIASTKLFGATTLTSQNSPYQPNLLLLNPRIFQDLTENIILRINNIEPSMDMKQLKPAQLDSNKIVHILESQAARAYVVYSYAEVKFQQIAPLPPKRLSTGSCAIIDEEESQIKKAEIADLPPDQLRHLCTEAIMLYMKALSILAKSMKVTSGWWYESNEKVCSLRLNLLVQWIRERFNECLEKADFLKLKLDEISKSNGSSSSVTAATANVANSTGLDDIVLEKLLYDRALEISRTAAKMELSGENLYNCEISYATALWMLETSLESDTPSTGWNKSEHDLKYNMNLEDIPDYHNVLDEHDKQIIRKYMDSITHRLKSLRTKMTQL, from the coding sequence ATGGCAGAACAAGTTACTCAGCACGGTACGGATAAAACATCAATACCACGCAACAGAATAAGAAACActtataataatgaaagaacCACTATATACGTGGGATCTGATCGATATATTGTCGATAAGGAAATAGGTAAAGGCTCCTTTGCCACCGTTCATAGAGCCCATTTAATAACACCCACTTCTCCTCATCTGCACCAATCAGTAGTGGACTCATCAAGCATTAATAATCCAACATGTTTTGCCATTAAGATAGTACCAAGatcaaaattaaagaataaaaaactgttggaaaatttggaaattgaaatcgctatattaaagaagattaGCCATCCTCATATTGTTAAACttattgattttgaaagaacatctaaagatttttatttaataatggaatattGTTCTCTAGGTGACCTAACGTTTCTAATCAAGAAACGTCAACAGCTGATCAAGAACCACCCCCTATTAgagaaaattttcaaaaagtaTCCACCACCCAACGAAAAGTACAATGGGCTTCATAAAGCCTTTATTCTAAATTATTTACAACAGCTGTCTTCTGCTTTAAAATTCTTAAGATCTAAAAATTTAGTTCATAGAGACATAAAACCACAAAATTTATTACTATCTGCTCCATTAATTAACTATAATGACCCTAAAAGTTTCCATGATTTAGGTTTTGTTGGGATTTATAACCTACCCATATTAAAAATTGCTGATTTTGGGTTTGCAAGGTTCTTACCTAATACTTCAATGGCAGAAACATTATGTGGATCACCCCTTTATATGGCCCCCGAGATCCtaaattatcaaaagtATAACGCAAAGGCAGATCTTTGGTCGGTCGGTACTGTACTTTATGAAATGTGTTACGGGAATCCACCATTTAAAGCGTCCAATCATTTGGAATTatacaaaaaaattaagaaggCAAACGATTTGATATATTTCCCAAcatatattgaaattgataacaATCTAAAAAGCTTAATTTCCAAACTCTTAACGTTTGATCCACAAGAGAGAAtagaatttgatgaatttttcaacaatgAATTAGTAAATGCTGATCTTTCGCCCTATGAAACAAgagataatgatgatataCAAGAATTAGAACTAAAATCCAAAGATGTCATTGACAATAACCTATTTATATCTGAGTACTTGACtgataaaagaaataatcCTGTTTCTCCaaaaaagattgaagatTCAGAAACGGCAAGTGCAAGTgcttcatcaatatcatcatctgcCCTTCAAGATGATCTTTATCATACCAAACCTCATACTGCGACTTATCAAGATAGAGAAATTACTAGAAAACGTGGAATCGATAATTTAGTCAAACAAAAACCAAATTCACAACCTAAAGCAacaaaaattgatgataagACTAGTTCAGAAATAAATCTTGGGAAAGATTATGTGGTCGTAGAAAAGAAAAGTGTGGAGGTGAACTCTCTTGCAGATGAATTAGCAAAACTAGGGTCCAATCCAACACCACAGCAAAGTGTTTTTAATTCTCAAAGAAAACGTACTTCTATGGGAAGTTACCTGCCATCAAAGGACCAAATACAGATAAACCCAACTACAAATAcattaaatgaaacaaaacaaataacaaATAAAACAGCTCCATTAATTGCACAACGACGTCCGTCCGTAATCGATCGCCGtctttcaatatcatcattaaatCCCTCAGGAGCTCTATCAAAGGCATTGGAAATTGCTTCTACAAAACTGTTTGGCGCAACAACTTTAACTTCTCAGAATTCTCCATATCAACCAAACCTATTACTTCTAAACCcaagaatatttcaagatttaacagaaaatataatattaagGATCAACAATATCGAACCATCAATGGATATGAAGCAATTAAAGCCAGCACAACTTGATAGTAACAAAATAGTACACATATTGGAGAGTCAAGCTGCCAGAGCCTACGTTGTTTATTCTTATGCAGAAGTAAAGTTTCAACAGATTGCACCTTTACCGCCAAAACGACTAAGCACCGGGAGTTGCGCCATAATAGACGAAGAGGAATCTCAAATTAAAAAGGCTGAAATTGCAGATCTACCTCCTGATCAATTACGACACTTGTGTACGGAGGCAATAATGCTTTATATGAAGGCACTTTCGATTTTAGCGAAATCAATGAAAGTGACTTCAGGTTGGTGGTATGAGTCAAATGAAAAAGTTTGTTCTTTGAGGCTAAATCTTTTGGTTCAATGGATTAGAGAAAGATTTAATGAGTGTTTGGAGAAGGCTGactttttgaaattgaaattagaTGAGATTTCTAAGAGTAATggatcttcatcatcagtaACAGCGGCAACCGCCAACGTTGCCAATTCTACTGGTTTGGATGATATTGTATTGGAAAAGTTATTATACGATAGAGCTTTGGAAATATCTCGAACTGCCGCCAAGATGGAATTGAGTGGTGAAAACCTCTATAATTGTGAAATCAGTTACGCAACTGCATTATGGATGTTAGAGACGTCATTGGAATCTGATACACCATCGACAGGTTGGAATAAAAGCGAACATGACcttaaatataatatgaATCTTGAAGATATACCCGATTATCACAATGTATTAGATGAGCATGACAAACAAATTATAAGGAAATACATGGATAGTATCACACATAGATTGAAATCATTAAGAACAAAAATGACACAACTTTGA